A single genomic interval of Bacillus spongiae harbors:
- a CDS encoding small basic family protein: protein MWLPFIGLLVGSIFGLLTDLRIPEEYSNYLSIAVLAALDTLFGGLRAYLQNSYDEKVFVSGFFFNILLAASLAFLGVHLGVDLYLAAVFAFGVRLFQNIAVIRRMLLRKWSSKDPKEEKI, encoded by the coding sequence ATGTGGTTACCCTTTATTGGGCTTCTAGTCGGAAGTATATTTGGACTATTAACTGATTTAAGGATTCCGGAAGAATATTCAAATTATTTATCAATAGCTGTATTAGCTGCATTGGATACATTATTTGGAGGATTACGTGCATATTTACAAAATAGTTATGATGAAAAAGTATTTGTGTCGGGTTTTTTCTTTAATATTTTGTTGGCAGCAAGTTTAGCTTTTCTAGGTGTTCATCTTGGTGTAGACTTGTACTTAGCAGCAGTATTTGCATTTGGAGTAAGACTTTTTCAGAATATTGCCGTTATTCGAAGGATGCTTTTACGAAAATGGAGTTCAAAAGACCCAAAAGAAGAAAAAATTTAA
- the ftsA gene encoding cell division protein FtsA: protein MNSNEIYVSLDIGTSAVKVIIGEMANDSLNIIGVGNVESKGIKKGSIVDIDETVQSIKKAIEQAERMVGVKIDQVIVGISGNYVNLQPSHGVVAVSSENREITNEDVTRVLDATQVVSIPPEKEIINIIPKQFIVDGLDEITDPRGMIGVRLEMEGTIITGSKTILHNTLRCVEKAGLEITDIVLQPLAAGGVALSRDERNLGGVLIDIGGGSTSVAVFEGGHLKHVLVLPLGGEHLTKDLSIGLRTSTEAAEQIKKKYGHAFYDRASEEEVFSVPIIGSDQHQQFNQLEISDIIEARLEEIFELVLHELRRLGVNDYPGGIVLTGGTSNIPGILELAQVVFKNSVRVAVPDYIGVRDPQYTTSVGLIKHSYKNARLQGRNVSASMTPVEQIEVSQVNHKEEKRKQPKQEGEKVTSRMKKIFGYFFE, encoded by the coding sequence ATGAACAGCAATGAAATATATGTAAGTTTGGACATCGGTACATCCGCAGTAAAAGTAATAATTGGTGAAATGGCAAACGATTCGTTGAATATTATCGGTGTAGGGAATGTTGAGTCGAAGGGGATCAAAAAAGGATCTATTGTCGATATCGATGAAACCGTACAGTCGATTAAAAAAGCAATCGAACAAGCAGAAAGAATGGTTGGAGTGAAGATTGACCAAGTGATTGTCGGTATTTCTGGAAATTATGTGAATCTTCAGCCCAGCCATGGGGTCGTCGCCGTTTCAAGTGAAAACCGAGAAATTACCAATGAGGATGTAACGAGAGTATTGGATGCTACTCAAGTAGTATCAATACCACCTGAGAAAGAAATCATAAATATTATACCGAAACAATTTATTGTGGATGGATTAGATGAGATTACTGATCCTAGGGGCATGATTGGTGTTCGCCTAGAAATGGAAGGTACAATTATTACTGGAAGCAAGACGATTTTACATAATACATTACGTTGTGTTGAAAAAGCAGGTCTTGAGATCACGGATATTGTGTTACAGCCTTTAGCAGCAGGAGGCGTGGCCTTGTCGAGAGATGAACGAAATCTCGGTGGTGTATTGATCGATATCGGGGGTGGATCTACTTCAGTAGCCGTTTTTGAAGGGGGACATTTGAAACATGTTCTTGTTCTTCCATTAGGTGGAGAGCATTTAACTAAGGATTTGTCAATAGGTCTACGGACATCAACAGAGGCAGCAGAGCAAATTAAGAAAAAGTATGGACATGCTTTTTATGATAGGGCTAGCGAAGAAGAGGTATTTAGTGTTCCAATTATAGGAAGCGATCAACATCAACAATTTAACCAATTGGAAATATCTGATATTATTGAAGCTAGGTTGGAAGAGATTTTTGAATTAGTTCTTCACGAGCTTAGGAGATTAGGGGTGAATGATTACCCAGGTGGAATTGTCTTAACAGGTGGTACATCTAATATTCCTGGAATACTTGAGCTTGCACAAGTAGTATTTAAAAATTCTGTACGAGTAGCTGTACCTGATTATATTGGGGTAAGGGATCCACAGTATACGACATCAGTTGGATTGATAAAACATTCATACAAGAATGCTAGATTACAAGGAAGAAATGTAAGTGCATCGATGACACCAGTCGAACAAATTGAAGTGAGTCAAGTAAATCACAAAGAAGAAAAGAGAAAGCAACCAAAGCAAGAAGGCGAAAAAGTTACTTCTCGAATGAAGAAGATTTTTGGATACTTCTTCGAATAG
- the ftsZ gene encoding cell division protein FtsZ — protein sequence MLEFDTNLDQLATIKVIGVGGGGNNAVNRMIEHGVQGVEFIAVNTDAQALNLSKAEIKMQIGSKLTRGLGAGANPEVGKKAAEESKEQIEEALKGADMVFVTAGMGGGTGTGAAPVIAQIARDLGALTVGVVTRPFTFEGRKRATQAAGGITSMKESVDTLIVIPNDRLLEIVDKSTPMLEAFREADNVLRQGVQGISDLIAVPGLINLDFADVKTIMSNKGSALMGIGVASGESRASEAAKKAISSPLLETSIDGAQGVLMNITGGTNLSLYEVQEAADIVASASDHEVNMIFGSVINDNLKDEIVVTVIATGFNEEAIQQSKVSRPSIGKAKQPSPSGKREPVREEQPTPIQHQEVKSSPQQGAEDTLDIPTFLRNRNRRR from the coding sequence ATGCTGGAGTTTGATACGAATTTAGACCAATTAGCAACAATAAAAGTTATTGGAGTAGGTGGCGGTGGAAACAATGCCGTTAACCGAATGATAGAACATGGCGTTCAAGGAGTAGAATTTATTGCCGTTAATACAGACGCTCAAGCATTAAATTTATCAAAGGCAGAAATTAAAATGCAAATTGGCTCAAAGCTAACAAGAGGTTTAGGAGCCGGAGCAAACCCTGAAGTAGGAAAGAAAGCGGCAGAAGAAAGTAAGGAACAAATTGAAGAGGCACTTAAAGGAGCAGATATGGTGTTTGTCACAGCCGGTATGGGTGGTGGCACAGGCACAGGTGCTGCGCCTGTAATTGCACAAATTGCGAGAGACTTAGGTGCTTTAACTGTAGGTGTAGTAACAAGACCGTTTACATTCGAAGGAAGAAAACGTGCAACACAAGCAGCTGGTGGTATTACGTCAATGAAAGAATCAGTTGATACGCTGATTGTCATACCTAATGACCGCTTATTAGAAATTGTCGATAAAAGCACGCCAATGCTAGAAGCTTTTCGTGAGGCAGATAATGTACTTCGTCAAGGTGTCCAAGGTATCTCTGATTTAATTGCCGTACCAGGATTAATTAACCTTGATTTCGCTGATGTGAAGACAATTATGTCAAATAAAGGATCCGCCTTAATGGGAATTGGTGTTGCATCAGGAGAAAGCCGTGCTTCAGAAGCAGCAAAGAAAGCCATTTCTTCTCCGCTTCTTGAAACGTCAATAGACGGTGCTCAAGGTGTCCTAATGAATATAACTGGCGGAACTAATTTAAGTTTATATGAGGTCCAAGAGGCTGCCGATATAGTGGCTTCAGCGTCTGATCATGAAGTCAATATGATTTTTGGGTCTGTCATTAACGATAACCTAAAGGATGAAATAGTTGTAACGGTCATTGCTACTGGATTTAACGAGGAAGCTATTCAACAATCCAAAGTATCTCGTCCATCTATTGGGAAAGCGAAACAACCATCTCCAAGTGGAAAAAGAGAACCGGTTCGTGAAGAGCAGCCTACTCCTATTCAGCACCAGGAAGTAAAAAGTAGTCCGCAACAAGGAGCAGAAGATACATTAGATATCCCAACGTTCCTTCGTAATCGAAATCGTCGTCGCTAA
- the spoIIGA gene encoding sigma-E processing peptidase SpoIIGA translates to MVIYLDVIWLLNVLFDTVLLWMTSFFLKREASWWKLLLGGFVGSTIIISYITPFAAYFNHPFSKLLFSALMVYVSFGFKRFRYFVNNLLMLYFVTFATGGFLLGTHFFIQWDERVYMSVLKGSVQGFGDPISWIFVMFGLPLAWYFSKGRVNDLELAQIQYDQLVNVTVNINQLCIKVKGIIDSGNQLVDPISKKPVMIVSIHQIRQQFPEPLLHAIESSDGFMNDDIDLGHEWTDRIRFIPARSIGKKNQLLVAFKPDSIVIEKGDENWKGSKGLISFTKDPLSADEAFACIVHPQMVSGPTVRSAS, encoded by the coding sequence TTGGTCATATATTTAGACGTTATTTGGCTTCTCAACGTCCTTTTTGACACCGTTTTGCTATGGATGACGAGCTTTTTTTTAAAAAGGGAAGCAAGTTGGTGGAAATTACTATTAGGAGGGTTTGTTGGATCGACTATCATTATAAGTTATATCACACCTTTTGCTGCTTATTTTAACCACCCATTTAGTAAGTTGCTTTTTTCTGCATTGATGGTGTATGTATCATTTGGTTTTAAACGATTTCGTTATTTTGTGAACAATTTGCTTATGTTGTATTTTGTTACGTTTGCAACTGGAGGTTTTTTATTAGGTACTCATTTTTTTATTCAATGGGATGAAAGAGTATATATGTCCGTTCTTAAAGGTTCTGTACAAGGATTTGGAGACCCAATATCATGGATTTTTGTTATGTTTGGACTCCCTCTAGCATGGTATTTTTCAAAGGGAAGAGTGAATGATTTAGAACTTGCACAAATTCAGTATGACCAACTTGTGAATGTAACAGTTAACATTAATCAACTTTGCATTAAGGTAAAAGGAATCATTGATAGTGGAAATCAGTTAGTAGATCCTATTTCGAAAAAGCCAGTCATGATTGTATCTATTCATCAAATTCGCCAGCAATTTCCTGAACCACTCCTACATGCGATAGAATCATCTGATGGGTTCATGAATGATGACATAGATCTTGGCCATGAATGGACTGATCGAATTCGATTTATTCCAGCACGTTCAATTGGAAAAAAGAATCAATTATTAGTTGCCTTTAAACCGGATTCAATAGTAATTGAAAAAGGAGATGAGAATTGGAAGGGAAGTAAGGGGCTAATTTCTTTCACTAAGGACCCCCTATCCGCAGATGAAGCATTTGCCTGTATTGTCCACCCGCAAATGGTGTCAGGACCAACGGTGAGAAGTGCTTCTTAG
- the sigE gene encoding RNA polymerase sporulation sigma factor SigE, protein MKKIRLKIMYWWYKLLIKLGLKNDEIYYIGGSEALPPPLSKEEEEVLLNKLPTGDKAARSLLIERNLRLVVYIARKFENTGINIEDLISIGTIGLIKAVNTFNPEKKIKLATYASRCIENEILMYLRRNNKIRSEVSFDEPLNIDWDGNELLLSDVLGTDDDIITKDIEATVDRKLLFNALHTLNDREKQIMELRFGLNGGEEKTQKDVADMLGISQSYISRLEKRIIKRLRKEFNKMV, encoded by the coding sequence ATGAAAAAAATCCGCCTTAAAATTATGTACTGGTGGTATAAACTACTCATTAAATTGGGATTGAAAAATGATGAAATTTATTATATAGGAGGAAGTGAAGCCCTGCCTCCACCTCTATCAAAAGAAGAGGAGGAAGTTCTGTTAAATAAGCTCCCTACGGGGGATAAGGCAGCTCGTAGCTTATTGATTGAGAGAAATCTTCGTCTAGTAGTCTATATCGCGCGAAAGTTTGAAAATACAGGTATAAATATTGAAGATTTAATCTCTATTGGCACGATTGGACTTATTAAAGCGGTCAACACTTTCAACCCTGAGAAAAAAATAAAACTTGCTACTTATGCCTCTAGATGTATTGAGAATGAAATTCTAATGTATTTAAGAAGAAATAATAAAATTAGATCGGAAGTTTCTTTTGATGAACCATTAAATATAGACTGGGATGGGAACGAATTGTTATTATCAGATGTATTAGGAACAGATGATGATATCATTACGAAGGATATAGAAGCAACGGTCGATCGTAAGCTATTATTTAATGCCCTTCATACTTTAAATGACCGTGAAAAGCAAATAATGGAGCTGCGTTTTGGACTAAATGGTGGAGAAGAAAAGACACAGAAAGATGTGGCGGACATGCTTGGGATTTCCCAGTCATATATTTCTCGACTTGAGAAAAGAATCATCAAAAGACTAAGAAAAGAGTTTAATAAAATGGTGTAA
- the sigG gene encoding RNA polymerase sporulation sigma factor SigG, translated as MTRNKVEICGVDTSKLPVLKNEEMRELFRQMQSGTISAREKLVNGNLRLVLSVIQRFNNRGENVDDLFQVGCIGLMKSIDNFDLGQNVRFSTYAVPMIIGEIRRYLRDNNPIRVSRSLRDIAYKALQVREKLMGETSREPTAEEIAKVLDVPHEDIVFALDAIQDPVSLFEPIYNDGGDPIFVMDQLSDEKNRDIQWIEEIALKEGMRRLNEREKMIIRKRFFQGKTQMEVAEEIGISQAQVSRLEKAAIKHMNKNIQ; from the coding sequence ATGACACGCAATAAGGTAGAAATTTGTGGAGTAGATACCTCGAAACTTCCTGTCTTAAAAAACGAAGAAATGAGAGAACTATTCCGCCAAATGCAATCTGGCACAATAAGTGCGAGAGAAAAACTTGTAAATGGAAATCTACGTTTAGTGTTAAGTGTGATTCAGCGATTTAATAATCGTGGTGAAAATGTGGACGACCTTTTCCAAGTAGGGTGCATTGGACTTATGAAATCTATTGATAATTTTGACCTTGGTCAAAATGTTCGCTTTTCAACTTATGCGGTACCAATGATAATTGGTGAAATTCGTCGATATCTTCGCGACAATAATCCAATTCGTGTTTCACGTTCTTTAAGAGATATCGCTTATAAAGCCCTACAAGTAAGAGAAAAGTTAATGGGCGAAACCTCTCGAGAGCCAACCGCGGAAGAAATTGCGAAAGTATTAGATGTTCCTCATGAGGATATTGTTTTTGCGTTAGATGCCATTCAAGACCCTGTTTCTCTTTTTGAGCCTATTTACAACGATGGGGGAGACCCGATTTTCGTGATGGACCAGTTAAGTGATGAAAAAAATCGTGATATTCAGTGGATTGAAGAGATTGCTTTAAAAGAAGGTATGAGGAGATTAAATGAAAGAGAAAAAATGATTATTAGAAAGCGCTTTTTCCAAGGTAAAACACAAATGGAAGTAGCCGAAGAAATTGGAATATCGCAAGCACAAGTATCTCGTTTAGAAAAAGCAGCAATAAAACACATGAATAAAAATATACAATAA
- a CDS encoding YlmC/YmxH family sporulation protein produces MVRISEFQTKDVVSVSDGKKLGNIGDIEINLDTGKIEAIVVGGVGKLLGFFGKEDEIVIHWSSIVKIGADVILVRFKESHYLQGKLEQPKENT; encoded by the coding sequence ATGGTTAGAATTTCAGAATTTCAAACTAAAGATGTGGTAAGTGTATCAGACGGTAAAAAGCTTGGGAATATAGGCGATATTGAAATAAATTTAGATACAGGGAAGATTGAAGCAATCGTCGTCGGTGGAGTTGGTAAGTTGTTAGGTTTCTTTGGGAAAGAAGATGAAATTGTCATCCATTGGAGTTCCATCGTGAAAATCGGCGCAGATGTCATATTGGTTCGTTTTAAAGAATCCCATTATTTGCAAGGGAAATTAGAGCAACCTAAGGAAAACACGTAA
- the pgeF gene encoding peptidoglycan editing factor PgeF — MDTFVRTGQRAFSITEWSNEDSSLIAGFSTKLSGASEGCFGSLNLGYHVEDKENHVRANRELLAGEISLPLSTWVGAEQTHGDRVVKVMTADKGKGAKSYDTAIKDTDGMYTFESGVLLTLAFADCVPIYFYAPNHHLVGIVHAGWKGTVKQIAATLVREWNSLGVKSEEIQAVIGPSICQSCYIVDDFVRSRIDKIVTNIGEKYYTEKEQGQYLLNLKEVNLSILQQAGLLRENIYTSSLCTSCDSSTFFSHRRDQGNTGRMLGFIGWKE, encoded by the coding sequence ATGGATACGTTTGTTAGAACCGGGCAAAGAGCGTTTAGTATAACAGAATGGTCAAACGAAGACTCATCTTTAATTGCAGGTTTTTCCACCAAGCTGAGTGGAGCAAGTGAGGGGTGTTTCGGTAGTTTAAATTTAGGGTATCATGTTGAAGATAAAGAGAACCACGTACGAGCAAATCGCGAATTATTGGCAGGAGAGATCTCCCTTCCTTTATCTACCTGGGTTGGGGCTGAGCAGACTCATGGTGATCGAGTTGTAAAGGTAATGACTGCGGACAAAGGGAAAGGAGCTAAAAGCTATGATACTGCCATAAAGGACACGGATGGCATGTATACTTTTGAAAGTGGCGTTCTTTTAACATTAGCGTTTGCTGATTGTGTTCCCATATACTTCTATGCACCAAATCATCATTTAGTAGGGATTGTCCATGCAGGCTGGAAAGGGACTGTGAAACAAATTGCTGCAACCTTAGTGAGGGAATGGAACTCACTAGGTGTGAAATCCGAAGAGATTCAAGCTGTTATTGGGCCCTCTATTTGTCAATCTTGCTATATTGTTGATGATTTTGTGAGAAGTCGAATAGATAAAATAGTGACGAATATCGGTGAAAAGTATTATACTGAGAAGGAACAAGGACAGTATTTGTTGAATTTAAAGGAAGTAAACCTTTCCATTTTACAACAAGCTGGACTATTAAGAGAGAATATATATACGTCGAGTCTTTGTACATCTTGTGATTCTTCTACTTTTTTCTCACATCGGAGAGATCAGGGTAATACAGGAAGAATGTTAGGATTTATAGGCTGGAAGGAGTAA
- a CDS encoding YggS family pyridoxal phosphate-dependent enzyme translates to MSVAENLKTIQDNIHSACQKTSRNVEEVSIIAVTKYVTLERTKEAVEAGIVHLGENREEGLMKKWDEIKDGAQWHFIGTLQSRKVKSIIDKVSYIHSLDRISLAKEIHKRAKYPIYCFVQVNVSGEESKHGLPPEDVINFIHELQKYSNIVVKGLMTMAPFIEEEEQLRMYFRTLKELQENVKDLKLSYAPCDELSMGMSNDYRIAVEEGATFVRIGTALVGEE, encoded by the coding sequence ATGAGTGTTGCTGAAAATCTAAAAACCATTCAAGATAATATTCATAGTGCTTGTCAAAAGACTAGCAGAAATGTAGAGGAAGTTTCTATCATTGCCGTAACGAAATATGTAACTTTAGAGCGTACAAAAGAAGCTGTTGAAGCAGGGATTGTTCATCTTGGTGAAAATCGTGAAGAAGGACTTATGAAAAAATGGGACGAGATTAAAGATGGTGCCCAGTGGCATTTTATTGGAACTCTTCAAAGTCGTAAGGTAAAATCCATTATAGATAAGGTTTCTTATATTCACTCGTTAGATCGGATATCATTAGCTAAAGAAATCCATAAAAGAGCTAAGTACCCAATTTATTGTTTTGTACAAGTAAATGTATCTGGAGAAGAATCTAAGCACGGTTTACCACCAGAAGATGTGATAAACTTTATACATGAGTTACAGAAGTACTCGAATATTGTTGTTAAGGGCTTAATGACAATGGCGCCTTTTATCGAAGAGGAAGAACAGTTACGAATGTATTTTCGTACTTTAAAAGAGTTACAGGAAAATGTGAAAGATTTAAAACTGTCTTATGCTCCTTGTGATGAACTTTCGATGGGGATGTCGAATGATTATCGTATCGCTGTTGAAGAAGGGGCAACCTTTGTTCGAATTGGAACAGCATTAGTTGGTGAAGAATAG
- a CDS encoding cell division protein SepF, giving the protein MGLKTNLKKFFFLDEEDYVEEQEENTSSQIETMHTPQNTQSKQNVVSLQSVQKASKMVLVEPRIYAEAQEVADHLKNRRGVVVNLQRISHDQAKRIVDFLSGTVYAIGGDIQRIGTNIFLCTPDNYEVSGNITEILKEEAQQESRW; this is encoded by the coding sequence ATGGGGTTGAAAACTAATTTAAAAAAGTTCTTTTTTCTTGATGAAGAAGACTATGTTGAAGAACAAGAAGAAAATACTTCCTCACAAATTGAAACAATGCATACTCCACAAAATACACAATCAAAACAAAATGTCGTAAGTCTCCAAAGTGTTCAAAAGGCTTCAAAAATGGTTCTAGTTGAGCCTAGAATTTATGCTGAAGCTCAAGAAGTGGCAGATCATTTGAAAAATCGTCGCGGGGTAGTTGTTAATCTTCAACGAATCTCACATGACCAAGCAAAACGAATTGTTGATTTTCTAAGTGGCACAGTTTATGCTATTGGTGGAGATATTCAAAGGATTGGAACTAATATCTTTTTATGCACACCAGACAATTATGAGGTTTCCGGAAATATTACGGAAATTTTAAAAGAAGAAGCACAACAAGAATCGAGGTGGTAA
- a CDS encoding YggT family protein: MDIIVFYLVKALNIYSYALIIYILMSWFPNARESAIGQFLTRICEPYLEPFRRIIPPLGIIDISPIVAIIALNFASMGLVQLTYWF, translated from the coding sequence ATGGATATTATTGTATTTTATCTAGTTAAAGCGCTTAATATATATAGCTATGCATTAATTATTTATATCTTAATGTCATGGTTTCCGAATGCTAGAGAGAGCGCCATTGGACAGTTTTTAACGAGAATATGTGAGCCGTATTTAGAACCGTTTCGTCGCATCATTCCTCCTTTAGGAATTATTGATATATCACCAATCGTCGCTATCATTGCGCTTAATTTTGCTTCAATGGGATTGGTTCAACTTACATATTGGTTTTAG
- a CDS encoding RNA-binding protein has translation MNIYQHFREDERDFIDTVLAWKDDVDHQFAPKLTNFLDPREQFIVASIIGQNDDVAYSFFGGGEVVERKRCFLYPSYFKPDVEDYRISLFQIHYHQKFNTLDHRQVLGSLMSIGLGREKFGDILFDNGIIQFFADSDLKDYVMMNFESVGKATIKVDEIPLENALKATDIWKESMETVSSLRLDVVLSALLNMGRSKSRLLISSGKVKVNWREEESSSFLCEPGDIISIRGYGRIKVMAVEGKTKKDKWRMTVGLLK, from the coding sequence ATGAATATTTATCAGCACTTTCGAGAGGATGAAAGGGACTTTATTGATACAGTGTTAGCTTGGAAGGATGATGTTGACCATCAATTTGCCCCAAAGTTAACAAATTTTTTAGATCCCCGTGAACAATTTATTGTGGCCTCTATCATTGGTCAAAACGATGATGTAGCCTATTCCTTTTTTGGTGGGGGAGAAGTGGTAGAACGGAAAAGATGTTTCCTATATCCGTCCTATTTTAAACCTGATGTGGAAGATTATCGTATCTCTTTATTTCAAATTCATTATCATCAAAAGTTTAATACTTTAGATCATCGACAAGTACTAGGTAGTTTAATGTCTATAGGCCTTGGTCGAGAAAAGTTCGGTGATATATTGTTCGATAATGGCATAATTCAATTTTTTGCCGATAGTGACTTAAAAGATTATGTGATGATGAATTTTGAATCGGTAGGAAAAGCTACTATAAAGGTAGATGAAATTCCTTTGGAAAATGCGCTAAAGGCCACTGATATATGGAAAGAATCGATGGAAACAGTATCATCGTTGAGGTTAGATGTTGTATTATCTGCATTATTAAATATGGGGCGTAGTAAAAGTCGACTTCTTATTTCATCTGGGAAGGTCAAGGTAAATTGGCGCGAAGAAGAATCATCGTCGTTTCTATGTGAACCAGGTGATATTATTTCTATTAGGGGATACGGGAGAATCAAAGTGATGGCAGTGGAAGGGAAAACAAAAAAAGACAAATGGAGAATGACAGTAGGATTACTAAAATAA
- a CDS encoding DivIVA domain-containing protein codes for MPLTPLDINNKEFSRGFRGFDEDEVNEFLDQVIKDYENFIKGKKELEKNLFDTKERLSHFTNIEETLNKSIVVAQEAADDVKNNSQKEAKLIIKEAEKNADRIVNEALSKARKIAIEIEELKKQSKVFRTRFKMLIEAQLDLLKNEDWDRLMEFDLDATELKALQEEDSLT; via the coding sequence ATGCCCTTAACACCATTAGACATTAATAACAAAGAATTTAGTCGTGGGTTTCGTGGTTTTGATGAAGACGAAGTAAATGAATTTTTGGACCAAGTGATTAAAGACTATGAAAATTTTATTAAAGGTAAGAAAGAATTAGAAAAAAACTTATTTGATACAAAAGAGCGTCTAAGTCATTTTACTAACATCGAAGAAACCCTGAATAAGTCTATTGTTGTAGCACAGGAAGCAGCGGATGATGTGAAAAACAATTCACAAAAAGAAGCGAAGCTCATTATTAAAGAAGCGGAAAAAAATGCTGACCGGATTGTAAATGAAGCACTATCAAAAGCGCGAAAAATTGCGATTGAGATTGAAGAATTGAAAAAACAGTCAAAAGTATTCCGAACTCGATTTAAAATGCTTATTGAAGCCCAATTAGATCTGTTGAAGAACGAAGATTGGGATCGACTAATGGAATTTGATTTAGACGCTACTGAGTTGAAGGCACTTCAAGAAGAAGATTCTCTCACTTGA